One window of the Yamadazyma tenuis chromosome 6, complete sequence genome contains the following:
- a CDS encoding uncharacterized protein (COG:E; EggNog:ENOG503NY1I) — translation MVEVLSIGLGGVGVIAAHALETSNENVHVTAVIRSDFDKVISEGYTIKQMAVGESAQREPSLEGYTPTHVVKSLEDAVALGPFDYIVVSTKAIPQTSNNVWDQVYELREKLIKTEDITSIVLIQNGLDIEKQWSKLGKSVNMISGVSYISSINTKGTINMWAPDAVTFGLFDPAAGNHSKLSQFIQLYTHSINSVEEDKNVRFTRMRKLLYNASFNTICCLTNSDVAVVFATDGVIDNIVRPLMKEIQLVANQDLKLHGSEQLLEDSHVEGMIKFTEETDVPFNYEPSMLVDLRNKRQIELQVILANLIQVYKQNNPEVDVKVSIPYINFLYYSLKVVQHKLAHGIA, via the coding sequence ATGGTTGAAGTATTGTCAATTGGATTAGGAGGTGTGGGTGTCATTGCTGCTCATGCTCTCGAAACCTCAAATGAAAATGTGCATGTCACAGCCGTAATCAGATCGGACTTCGATAAGGTTATAAGCGAAGGTTATACGATCAAACAAATGGCAGTGGGGGAAAGTGCTCAAAGAGAACCATCACTTGAGGGATACACGCCCACGCATGTCGTTAAGAGCCTTGAAGATGCGGTGGCATTGGGGCCTTTTGACTATATTGTTGTTTCCACCAAGGCCATTCCTCAGACATCAAACAATGTGTGGGACCAAGTATACGAATTACGtgaaaagttgattaaAACAGAAGATATCACCAGTATTGTATTGATCCAAAATGGGCTTGACATCGAGAAACAGTGGCTGAAGCTTGGCAAGTCGGTCAACATGATTAGTGGAGTCAGCTACATTAGTTCCATCAATACCAAAGGTACTATTAACATGTGGGCACCTGATGCAGTGACGTTCGGGTTATTCGACCCAGCGGCGGGCAACCACTCAAAACTCAGCCAGTTCATTCAATTGTACACCCACAGTATCAATCTGGTGGAAGAGGACAAAAATGTCCGGTTCACCAGAATGAGGAAATTGTTGTACAATGcctctttcaacaccatttgCTGTTTGACCAATAGTGATGTGGCGGTTGTTTTCGCTACGGACGGAGTCATCGATAATATTGTTCGACCTTTGATGAAGGAAATCCAGCTTGTTGCCAACCAGGACTTAAAACTTCATGGACTGGAACAGTTACTTGAAGATTCGCATGTGGAAGGAatgatcaagttcaccGAAGAAACAGACGTTCCTTTCAACTACGAACCATCGATGTTAGTGGACCTTCGAAACAAACGACAAATCGAGTTGCaggtgattttggccaacttgatccAAGTctacaaacaaaacaacCCAGAAGTTGATGTGAAAGTGCTGATTCCGTATATAAACTTTCTCTATTATTCATTAAAGGTCGTGCAACATAAGTTGGCCCATGGAATAGCCTAG
- the DAL2 gene encoding Allantoicase (EggNog:ENOG503NWKI; COG:F) — protein sequence MVKVLTPEQFTQQVVLQYTDVIGEKLGGKVLEFSDEWFAAAENLIKPKPPIRDATRFTHAGAWYDGWETRRHNTAEADYVIFQMGVASAKLIGCEVDTAFFSGNHAPYISVEATTLSDGDDVKTAKWDSVIEKVECGASQRHFFARDHITADSYTHVRLRMYPDGGIARFRLYGTVLPILPKDLSTVVDTASVKNGGVAIKVSDQHFGSADNLLLPGRGHDMSDGWETTRSRQPGHVDWVVIKLGAITKVQEIIIDTAHFRGNFPQKINLKGLKASDGDDVSVESVGWRTLVEDSKTGPDKEHTFQVADGESCSHILLTIIPDGGVKRVRVLGTIEP from the coding sequence ATGGTCAAAGTACTCACCCCCGAACAATTCACCCAACAAGTAGTCTTACAGTACACCGATGTCATCGGTGAGAAGTTAGGCGGTAAGGTCTTGGAGTTTAGTGACGAATGGTTCGCTGCTGCtgagaacttgatcaagcCCAAACCTCCAATTAGAGATGCAACCAGATTTACCCACGCCGGCGCCTGGTACGATGGATGGGAGACCAGGAGACACAACACAGCTGAGGCCGACTACGTGATTTTCCAGATGGGAGTAGCGTCTGCTAAGTTGATTGGATGTGAAGTCGATACCGCTTTTTTCAGTGGAAACCATGCCCCATATATTTCTGTTGAAGCCACCACATTAAGCGACGGCGACGACGTGAAAACCGCGAAGTGGGACTCAGTTATTGAAAAGGTCGAGTGTGGAGCTTCCCAAAGGCACTTTTTTGCAAGAGATCACATCACTGCCGATAGTTATACTCACGTCAGATTGAGAATGTATCCAGACGGAGGAATTGCAAGATTCAGATTATATGGAACTGTGTTGCCAATTTTGCCCAAGGACTTGTCGACGGTGGTCGACACTGCTTCAGTTAAGAACGGTGGAGTGGCCATCAAGGTATCAGATCAACACTTTGGTTCTGCtgacaacttgttgttaCCAGGTCGTGGGCACGACATGTCTGATGGTTGGGAAACCACCAGATCCAGACAGCCTGGACATGTTGACTGGGTGgtcatcaagttgggagccatcaccaaagtgCAAGAGATCATTATTGATACCGCCCATTTCAGAGGTAACTTTCCGCAGAAAATCAACCTTAAGGGACTCAAGGCCAgtgatggagatgatgtGTCTGTGGAGAGTGTGGGCTGGAGAACATTGGTGGAAGACTCCAAAACTGGTCCTGATAAAGAACATACTTTCCAGGTGGCAGATGGTGAGAGTTGCAGCCACATTTTATTGACGATTATTCCCGATGGAGGAGTCAAGAGAGTCCGGGTTTTGGGTACCATAGAGCCATGA
- a CDS encoding uncharacterized protein (EggNog:ENOG503NXXF; COG:S; BUSCO:EOG09263VOP): protein MSDNEQGMTFPTVLAYINQRVPIFQYAHRVRISPSQQDELVNHFNQFSNKYYVQHFLKSLITIYERTNIEVSESLYELYCSPEILNARALKPTDFDNIVYHINQRDIIIGESPSIISGQGTTGLRTWEAASFLAKMVPCLEIGGTVCELGTGTGLVGISLTGDSRIRKVLFTDGDTNLFDNLVRNQELNQVSREAHSISQLLWGNDHHVPETDYLVAADVTYDRSILEELVCTISRFLANGCKKCYIAATVRNIDTVNEFEERMQNHGLKWDTIETFDPQAESFPMLPKFATPMLKHFWPFGVGAVVTYGLVYKGSVLSMNSDEFINDPRHPRFASGGKFIELEK, encoded by the exons ATGTCTGACAATGAACAGGGTATGACGTTCCCGACGGTGCTAGCATATATTAACCAGCGAGTGCCAATTTTCCAATACGCCCACCGCGTTAGAATATCTCCTTCACAGCAAGATGAGCTTGTGAATCATTTCAACCAGTTCTCCAACAAATACTACGTGCAACACTTCCTTAAGAGTCTCATCACCATCTATGAACGGACAAACATCGAGGTATCTGAGAGTTTGTACGAACTCTACTGTTCTCCCGAGATCTTGAATGCTCGAGCCTTGAAACCCACTGATTTTGATAATATCGTCTATCACATAAACCAGAGGGACATAATAATAGGAGAGTCTCCCAGCATAATTTCGGGCCAGGGAACCACCGGACTTCGAACATGGGAGGCTGCCCTGTTCCTAGCGAAAATGGTACCTTGTTTAGAGATCGGTGGTACGGTCTGTGAACTAGGAACTGGCACAGGGTTGGTAGGAATCTCTTTAACGGGGGACTCTCGGATCAGAAAAGTCTTATTCACAGATGGAgacaccaacttgtttgatAATCTTGTACGAAACCAAGAATTGAACCAAGTTTCTCGTGAAGCACACAGCATCTCCCAGTTATTATGGGGAAATGATCACCATGTCCCCGAAACTGACTATTTGGTGGCAGCCGACGTGACCTATGATCGCTCCATTCTCGAGGAATTGGTATGTACGATCTCGAGGTTCTTAGCaaatggttgcaagaaATGCTATATTGCAGCAACTGTTAGAAACATCGATACCGTCAACGAGTTTGAAGAACGCATGCAAAACCATGGTTTGAAGTGGGACACCATAGAGACATTCGACCCGCAAGCTGAGTCGTTCCCC ATGCTTCCTAAATTTGCCACTCCAATGCTCAAACATTTCTGGCCATTTGGTGTCGGAG CTGTCGTCACCTACGGCCTCGTTTACAAGGGAAGTGTGCTTTCCATGAACTCTGACGAGTTTATTAACGACCCAAGACACCCAAGATTTGCCAGCGGTGGTAAGTTCATCGAATTGGAAAAATAA
- a CDS encoding uncharacterized protein (EggNog:ENOG503P935) produces the protein MTSPRPNPNASVPPLSNKNSLTSLAKKSSSPLLPPIRMEKPRSSNSIGSISPGGSSSVLERQYAELLIKHNNMVIEFHQLEQELDIKNKTINDQLEQISNYERFLSHVKVEFGKTRDLMEKELVYYREMVEDYQLKFLKLNNELEYYKKLEFNQLESYSNDTDKDEKYNQLIKDFKILKSNFELEQNSKIMLLDQIESLSKENQKLKEDIMSSHSLNESSTNVNSETNQNFEYPTGSSIIHDLTYNYNTHTMNFNEDEETNNNSDDQFDNDFDYLENIEAQAQSSPIKEAFLFETPEESSSKDRVPSLIQTKDFQFPPSPDPTTKGKRQSLPANLQTEFILSPLKLASQDFDSAENQKRYSISRPNHNRYSSHDIVPIKVEFEAGVDQRSTSVPSPGRFNDIDERLEESKEIESTFKKLNGERNSYISSSKRSSLVFEANSRINNDLTKQEIMKLKFELQSLKLHNEKLMSYIGFELQKQKRNIKKLSSRQNLRDIEYSDSKLIERSREVLIQKKRVLRSVSINAILSKNYNNKDNLGILQKGILKFDDEALHENEYNEGEGEREDDDYGFMNFNDKFNKRIFATGLNNYYEMNDADNKNTNLKKFKSQNFFSNRNNFDISDVDITDTTLEDTIDDEIEWEDHKIPTNMNKGVFGQIRYLITGSYQLDKKAEVKESSVDDSLKYQFFSIAIGILIIGIRFGHYNHHNQV, from the coding sequence ATGACCTCTCCCAGACCTAACCCCAACGCTCTGGTACCTCCTCTATCCAATAAAAACTCCTTGACGTCCTTAGCCAAAAAATCCTCGTCCCCTTTATTACCGCCAATAAGAATGGAGAAACCTCGTTCTTCTAATTCAATTGGCTCCATTTCACCTGGAGGCTCTTCCAGCGTCCTCGAACGCCAATATGCtgagttgttgataaaaCATAATAACATGGTGATTGAGTTCCATCAGCTTGAACAGGAGTTGGACATAAAAAACAAAACTATTAATGACCAGTTGGAACAGATTTCCAATTACGAGAGATTCTTATCTCATGTCAAGGTTGAGTTTGGTAAAACAAGAGACCTAAtggagaaggaattggTTTACTATAGAGAAATGGTTGAAGATTATCAACTAAAATTTTTAAAACTCAATAACGAGTTAGAGTACTATAAAAAGCTTGAATTCAACCAGTTAGAGTCTTACTCCAACGATACCGACAAAGACGAGAAGTACAAccagttgatcaaggatttcaagatcttgaagtccaaTTTCGAACTAGAACAAAACTCCAAGATCATGTTACTCGATCAGATTGAATCCTTGTCTAAGGAAAACCAAAAATTGAAAGAGGACATTATGTCTCTGCATTCACTCAATGAATCCAGCACTAATGTGAACTCAGAAACCAATCAGAACTTTGAATATCCAACTGGTTCTAGTATTATTCACGACTTAACGTACAATTATAATACTCACACCATGAATTTcaacgaagatgaagagacAAACAATAACTCCGACGATCAGTTTGACAATGACTTCGATTATCTTGAAAATATAGAAGCACAAGCTCAATCTTCCCCGATCAAAGAAGCCTTTCTTTTCGAGACTCCAGAGGAATCTAGCAGTAAAGACAGGGTTCCGTCATTGATCCAAACTAAGGATTTCCAGTTCCCCCCATCACCTGATCCTACCACCAAGGGTAAGAGGCAAAGTTTGCCAGCCAACCTACAAACGGAATTCATTCTTTCTCCATTAAAGTTGGCTTCCCAAGACTTTGATTCTGCcgaaaaccaaaaaagatACAGCATCTCCAGACCAAATCACAACAGATATAGTAGCCATGATATAGTACCAATCAAGGTTGAATTTGAGGCTGGGgttgaccaaagaagtACATCTGTTCCCTCACCGGGAAGATTtaatgatattgatgaaaggTTAGAGGAGAGTAAAGAAATTGAGTCTACgttcaagaaactcaacGGTGAAAGAAACTCGTACATCTCATCGTCCAAGAGATCCAGCCTCGTGTTTGAGGCCAACAGTAGAATCAATAACGATCTCACTAAGCAGGAGAttatgaagttgaagtttgagCTTCAatctttgaagttgcaCAACGAAAAGTTGATGTCATACATTGGCTTTGAATTacagaaacagaagagaAATATCAAGAAATTATCTTCCAGACAGAATTTGCGGGATATCGAATATAGCgattccaagttgattgaaaggTCCAGAGAAGTATTAATCCAAAAGAAGCGGGTTTTAAGGTCCGTTTCTATTAACGCTATTTTGTCGAAAAACTACAATAATAAAGACAATTTGGGGATATTACAGAAGGGGATCTTAAAGTTCGATGACGAGGCCCTACATGAAAATGAATATAATGAAGGTGAAGGAGAACGAGAAGACGACGACTACGGGTTCATGAATTTCAAtgacaagttcaacaagcGGATCTTCGCTACTGGCTTGAACAATTACTATGAAATGAACGATGCTGACAACAAGAACACTAAcctcaagaagttcaagtcacAGAATTTCTTCTCAAACCGCAACAACTTCGACATCAGCGATGTAGACATCACCGATACCACCCTTGAAGACACGATCGATGACGAGATAGAGTGGGAAGACCACAAGATACCCACAAATATGAATAAGGGAGTGTTTGGCCAGATTAGATATCTCATCACCGGTTCTTACCAATTAGATAAGAAAGCAGAAGTCAAAGAAAGCTCTGTTGACGACTCGTTAAAATATCAGTTCTTCAGTATTGCCATTGGAATATTGATTATTGGTATACGGTTTGGCCATTACAACCACCATAATCAAGTTTGA
- the SNU23 gene encoding U4/U6.U5 snRNP associated protein (COG:A; EggNog:ENOG503P28K): MTEPDSKVSKDQYGRKTWDVDAYSKKTRANNQPQTTTSVHDQINSDRSSSHLLHREKLLKSSINAINTHTIITPTSQTATRGKHKRFGFVCPICDFSFRDNMALIDHFNSPQHIQKATSKNLTTSDPGHEQELIDGGVRHATLAEVESTLKSLSEKFNQSGLTKSSMQQKIEARKQFEQKLQDRKRAKRHKRAMKNKASDSEDDEMGQIMGFSSFKKGAES; this comes from the coding sequence ATGACGGAACCTGATTCTAAAGTGTCAAAGGACCAGTACGGGCGTAAGACTTGGGACGTCGATGCATATTCCAAGAAGACACGGGCCAATAATCAGCCCCAAACCACGACCTCTGTTCACGATCAGATCAATTCAGATAGGTCCTCAAGCCATCTACTCCACCGAGAGAAGCTTCTCAAATCCCTGATAAATGCCATCAACACACACACCATTATCACTCCCACCAGCCAGACAGCCACTAGAGGAAAGCACAAGAGGTTTGGGTTCGTGTGTCCCATCTGTGATTTTTCCTTTAGAGATAATATGGCACTTATAGACCATTTCAATTCTCCCCAGCACATTCAAAAAGCCACCTCAAAGAACCTTACCACTTCGGATCCCGGACACGAACAGGAGCTTATAGATGGAGGAGTACGACACGCTACACTAGCTGAAGTGGAATCGACATTAAAGCTGCTATCTGAAAAGTTCAACCAGTCGGGCCTAACTAAAAGCAGCATGCAACAAAAGATTGAAGCCCGTAAGCAGTTTGAACAGAAACTCCAGGACAGGAAGCGAGCCAAAAGACATAAAAGGGCTATGAAGAATAAAGCTTCTGACAGTGAAGACGACGAAATGGGCCAAATCATGGGGTTTTCTTCGTTCAAAAAGGGAGCCGAATCATAG
- the ENT3 gene encoding Epsin-3, clathrin recruitment and traffic between the Golgi and endosome (BUSCO:EOG09263WB5; EggNog:ENOG503NTVR; COG:F), with amino-acid sequence MDLLKDATKNMNLYGVKAYVRKAQNVAMNLTEMESKVREATNNEPWGASSTLMAQIAAGTYNYRERGEIIAFVFRRFTEKAPNEWRQIYKSLQLLDYLLRNGSERVVDEVRASLSLIQMLLGGFRYIDSQGRDQGINVRNSAKKLITFVNDDAAVRAERKKAKSNAKKFGGVSSAAFGGASSITTTPGFDDDYTNRVFGDGGVYGSRYGDSADEYNNQRPQGEESGSNTESNDNFEEYEVNPSSRKTAKPTTGSSAHTATSNRSKPQPAEPDLLADLDFGSAPGAGAGAEDEDEFDDFQSAPTTTGSSSQPPSGLSNLNNLYQSSQPNNFYQPQPQQAYQQPQQYQQPQTSVNYNINSGGTPTVNKVQSKPNNDAFSSLFSSAKTKSTSRTPSGTAASKPVSQPAKTNDDDFFGDFNSNNNSNSKPQTNGNGGGSNGEVDLLSF; translated from the exons ATGGATCTTCTTAAAGACGCCACCAAGAACATGAACTTGTATGGGGTCAAGGCCTACGTGCGTAAGGCCCAGAACG TGGCCATGAATTTGACAGAAATGGAATCCAAGGTGCGTGAGGCCACCAACAACGAGCCTTGGGGTGCTTCTTCCACATTGATGGCCCAGATCGCCGCTGGGACCTACAATTATCGAGAACGAGGAGAGATCATTGCATTTGTGTTTAGAAGGTTTACTGAAAAGGCCCCCAACGAATGGAGACAAATCTACAAATCGTTGCAATTATTGGACTACTTGCTCCGCAATGGCTCCGAGAGAGTCGTTGATGAAGTACGTGCAAGTTTGTCGTTGATTCAGATGTTGTTGGGGGGATTCCGTTATATCGATTCCCAAGGTAGAGATCAGGGGATCAACGTTAGAAACAGCgccaagaagttgattaCATTTGTCAACGATGATGCGGCTGTGAGAGCTGAACGCAAGAAGGCCAAGCTGAACGCgaagaagtttggtggAGTTTCATCGGCtgcttttggtggtgccTCGTCCATCACCACTACTCCGGGATTTGACGATGACTACACCAACAgggtttttggtgatggtggggtgtatgggtcaaGGTATGGAGACTCGGCCGATGAATATAACAATCAGAGACCCCAAGGGGAGGAGTCGGGCTCCAACACCGAGTCGAATGACAACTTTGAAGAGTACGAAGTCAACCCCAGTTCCCGGAAAACTGCCAAGCCCACCACCGGCTCGTCGGCGCACACGGCCACCTCTAACAGGTCCAAACCACAGCCCGCTGAACCGGACTTATTGGCTGATTTGGACTTTGGATCTGCTCctggtgctggtgccgGTGccgaagatgaagatgaatttGATGACTTCCAATCGGCACCCACCACCACGGGTTCGTCTTCGCAACCTCCATCAGGCCTCAGcaacctcaacaacttgtacCAATCCTCCCAACCAAACAATTTCTATCAACCACAACCGCAACAGGCCTACCAACAACCgcaacaataccaacaaccaCAGACCTCTGTCAATTACAACATAAACTCTGGCGGAACTCCCACCGTCAACAAAGTGCAAAGTAAGCCCAACAACGATGCGTTTTCGTCATTGTTCTCGTCtgccaaaaccaaaagtACCAGCAGAACTCCTTCTGGAACTGCTGCTTCCAAGCCTGTTTCGCAACCAGCTAAGACTAATGATGACGATTTTTTTGGTgacttcaattccaacaataaCTCAAACTCCAAGCCTCAGACCAACGGGAACGGTGGTGGTAGTAACGGAGAAGTGGACTTATTGAGTTTCTAA
- a CDS encoding uncharacterized protein (COG:E; EggNog:ENOG503NUN0) gives MDIKNVDTPQAHEMSPYHSGDSEYISENGSLTSTSSLQSEYEPNPVKRFFNSFKPYDYSKIDFLLYQDDDLESGGSYDFGPQGSPPATGPSRSPNQEEKKKKSKRLHPQFDYSRLSDLERAAIVTSTSPLSRTLKSRHLSMIALGGAIGTGLFVGMGSALASAGPFGLLIVWVFIGSAIFVTASALSELAVAFPISGAFVTFNTLFIDSSWGFAMAWNYALQWLVTFPLELVSASITIQYWNSPVPPEVFVAIFWFIICAINLFGVRGYGEAECVFSMIKIVAILGFLILSVVLVAGGAPPNHDFIGGKNWHQPVGGMFNTTEPFKNMCAVIFNAAFSFAGVELFGLAAAESANPKKSIPKARKQVFWRLLFFYISSVIMIGLLVSYKNPALLGQTDTNAEVKEKGIDANTSPFVIAVKQAEIPAIPSILNAIIIITVLSVGNSSVYGSSRTMAALGAMKQGPQILNYIDRNGRPIVALLVQFVIGLLAFLVALPGDKTTQVFDWLLAISGLCSLFTWWSICLSHIRFRAALNHQARVAEEELVFTTSVWGSYYGMVILTIFLGLQFWAALFPPGEGGADVEGFFMVYLGGVIVFVCYVGHKIYAALYMGIPLTKFYLKASEIDVDTGRRQVDMEALRQEIADERALYESKPFYFKIYTIFC, from the coding sequence ATGGATATCAAAAACGTCGACACTCCTCAGGCCCATGAGATGTCACCTTATCACTCGGGAGACAGTGAATACATAAGTGAAAATGGTTCACTTACTTCCACATCCTCCCTACAAAGTGAATACGAACCCAACCCCGTAAAAcggttcttcaactcgttcaagCCATACGACTACTCCAAGATCGATTTTCTCCTTTAtcaagatgatgatttggaaagtGGTGGTAGCTACGACTTTGGTCCTCAAGGATCGCCGCCAGCCACAGGGCCTTCCAGGTCTCCCAACCAggaggagaagaagaagaagtctAAACGACTCCATCCCCAGTTTGACTACTCAAGACTCAGTGACTTGGAAAGAGCAGCCATTGTCACCTCCACCTCTCCCCTTTCTAGGACCTTGAAATCTAGACATTTGCTGATGATTGCTCTTGGTGGTGCCATTGGTACCGGGTTGTTTGTGGGGATGGGTCTGGCGTTGGCGTCAGCAGGGCCATTTGGTTTGTTGATTGTGTGGGTGTTTATTGGGTCTGCAATTTTTGTGACAGCCCTGGCATTATCTGAATTGGCAGTTGCATTTCCCATTTCGGGTGCATTTGTGACTTTCAATACTTTGTTCATCGATTCATCCTGGGGGTTTGCCATGGCATGGAACTACGCCTTGCAGTGGCTTGTGACGTTCCCGTTGGAATTGGTGTCCGCATCCATCACCATCCAGTACTGGAACTCGCCCGTACCACCTGAGGTGTTTGTGGCGATCTTCTGGTTCATTATTTGTGCCATTAACTTATTTGGAGTGCGAGGCTACGGTGAGGCCGAGTGCGTGTTTTCGATGATTAAGATCGTGGCGATCTTGGGATTCTTGATCCtttcggtggtgttggtggcaGGGGGAGCACCTCCCAACCACGACTTCATTGGCGGCAAGAACTGGCACCAGCCGGTGGGAGGAATGTTTAATACCACCGAGCCATTCAAGAACATGTGTGCGGTGATTTTTAATGCTGCCTTCTCGTTTGCCGGGGTTGAGTTGTTTGGGTTGGCGGCAGCCGAGTCGGCCAACCCCAAGAAATCGATCCCCAAGGCCCGGAAACAGGTGTTTTGGCGGTTATTATTCTTTTACATTTCCTCGGTGATCATGATTGGATTGTTGGTGTCGTACAAGAACCCAGCACTTTTGGGCCAAACCGACACCAACGCCGAGGTCAAGGAGAAGGGTATTGACGCCAACACGTCGCCGTTTGTGATCGCTGTCAAGCAGGCTGAGATCCCGGCGATCCCCTCGATTTTGAATGctatcatcattatcaccGTGCTATCGGTGGGAAACTCGTCTGTGTACGGGTCGTCTCGTACGATGGCGGCGTTGGGGGCGATGAAACAAGGTCCTCAGATCCTCAACTACATCGACCGAAACGGGCGTCCCATCGTGGCATTGTTGGTGCAATTTGTAATTGGGTTACTTGCGTTCCTCGTGGCGCTCCCTGGTGATAAGACTACTCAGGTATTCGATTGGTTGTTGGCGATTTCGGGTTTGTGTTCGTTGTTCACGTGGTGGTCCATTTGCTTGAGCCATATACGGTTCCGGGCGGCGTTGAACCACCAGGCCCGGGtggctgaagaagagttggtgttCACCACCAGCGTATGGGGATCCTACTACGGAATGGTGATTTTGACGATATTTTTGGGATTGCAGTTCTGGGCCGCTTTGTTCCCCCCTGGGGAAGGTGGTGCCGATGTCGAGGGCTTCTTCATGGTTTACTTGGGAGGTGttattgtgtttgtgtgCTATGTGGGACACAAAATCTATGCGGCCTTGTACATGGGAATTCCCTTGACGAAGTTTTATTTGAAGGCCTCCGAAATCGACGTGGACACCGGTAGAAGACAGGTGGACATGGAGGCGTTGAGACAGGAAATCGCTGACGAGCGGGCGCTTTACGAGCTGAAGCCCTTCTATTTCAAGATTTATACGATTTTCTGTTAG
- the pnk1 gene encoding DNA kinase/phosphatase Pnk1 (COG:L; EggNog:ENOG503NX2Q), producing the protein MPSSPVKIAAFDLDGTLVDTISGSKFARGPNDWKLWRNIDQSQSQVVPKLKSLVEQGYTIAIFTNQGGVLGVPQAKSYLNFRERVNSFVGHVQKDIEQFKPLVFASPKKPSAKKATLKVSPDEYHLVMRKPQVGMWNQLKREIGVEIDMENSFYVGDAAGRDTDFSDSDKVFANNLKIEFKVPEEYFL; encoded by the coding sequence ATGCCGAGTTCTCCAGTCAAAATAGCGGCATTTGACCTTGATGGAACCCTTGTCGACACCATTTCCGGCTCTAAGTTTGCCCGGGGTCCCAATGACTGGAAGTTATGGCGGAACATTGACCAATCGCAGTCCCAGGTGGTCCCTAAGCTCAAGCTGCTTGTGGAGCAAGGCTACACAATAGCCATTTTCACTAACCAGGGTGGAGTTTTGGGTGTACCCCAAGCCAAGTCATACCTCAATTTCCGTGAACGGGTCAACCTGTTTGTGGGACACGTACAAAAAGATATAGAGCAGTTCAAGCCGCTAGTGTTTGCATCTCCTAAGAAACCTTCGGCAAAGAAGGCCACTCTCAAAGTTTCGCCAGATGAGTACCATTTGGTCATGAGGAAGCCACAGGTGGGCATGTGGAATCAGCTCAAGCGAGAAATCGGTGTCGAAATCGATATGGAAAATAGTTTCTATGTGGGGGATGCTGCTGGCAGAGATACTGATTTCCTGGATAGCGACAAGGTGTTTGCCAACAACCTTAAGATCGAGTTCAAGGTGCCAGAAGAGTATTTTTTGTGA
- a CDS encoding uncharacterized protein (EggNog:ENOG503P6CY) yields MKFTFKLPLSGLFKYKVGKFDANLERSIRAKLDTLPSVTKIYANPDGTPRVPSDEEFKTIADLQNMYYKRNHSAWNYIAPGISSEDLNLFKDNSQDLKNFQFVTKDSGKIIDKIPYKDETTGELKWKIVRETEKAEGWEIPYFYIVLPIFSYLAYAKYTAQMKQRELDGPEWAEKELRLRAMEEYFHGDTNKAKEFLSNEGKSPREIQDRDDLVIARILGGDYDKLTDLKKKLPKDLIPKEIEHPVLKF; encoded by the coding sequence ATGAAGTTTACGTTTAAATTGCCCCTTAGTGGGTTGTTTAAGTACAAGGTCGGCAAGTTTGATGCCAACTTAGAGCGTCTGATCCGTGCCAAGTTGGACACCTTACCTTCAGTGACCAAAATCTATGCCAATCCTGATGGAACCCCCAGAGTGCCCAGcgatgaagaattcaaaACCATAGCTGATTTACAAAATATGTATTATAAGAGAAACCATTCAGCATGGAACTACATAGCACCCGGTATCTCCAGCgaagatttgaacttgttcaaggatAATTCtcaagacttgaagaactttcaGTTTGTCACCAAAGATTCAGGTAAAATCATCGATAAAATCCCATACAAAGATGAAACCACTGGGGAATTGAAATGGAAGATTGTCCGTGAAACCGAGAAGGCTGAAGGATGGGAAATTCCATATTTCTATATCGTGTTGCCAATTTTTTCATATTTGGCGTATGCTAAGTACACTGCCCAAATGAAACAGAGAGAATTAGACGGTCCAGAATGGGCAGAAAAGGAATTAAGATTAAGAGCCATGGAAGAGTATTTCCACGGTGATACCAACAAGGCTAAAGAGTTTTTGAGTAACGAAGGTAAGTCTCCTAGAGAGATCCAAGATAGAGACGATTTGGTAATTGCCAGAATCTTGGGAGGAGATTATGATAAATTGACCGAtttaaagaagaagttgccAAAGGACTTGATTCCCAAGGAGATCGAGCACCCCGTTCTTAAGTTCTAA